One genomic region from Oncorhynchus nerka isolate Pitt River unplaced genomic scaffold, Oner_Uvic_2.0 unplaced_scaffold_5065, whole genome shotgun sequence encodes:
- the LOC135566417 gene encoding multidrug resistance-associated protein 1-like, whose product MTGSSSGLHERRRRPLWKGYFYATLMFLLSCLQSLFNHQYMYTCFTVGMRVKTAVMGLVYRKSLVINSASRRTCTVGEIVNLVSADTQKLMDFVVYFNAVWLAPIEIALCLFFLWQHLGPSALAGIATVILIFPLNGFIAKKRSKLQEVQMKFMDGRIKLMNEILNGIKILKFYAWEKAFLEQVLGYREKELKALKKSQILYSISIASFNSSTFL is encoded by the exons ATGACAGGG TCTTCTTCTGGGCTTCATGAACGAAGAAGACGCCCCCTGTGGAAGGGCTACTTCTACGCTACCCTGATGTTCCTgctgtcctgtctccagtccctgTTCAACCACCAGTACATGTACACCTGCTTCACCGTGGGCATGAGAGTGAAGACAGCCGTGATGGGACTGGTCTACAGAAAG TCTTTGGTGATCAACAGCGCATCCAGGAGGACGTGCACAGTGGGGGAGATCGTCAACCTGGTATCAGCCGACACTCAGAAGCTCATGGACTTTGTGGTTTACTTCAACGCAGTGTGGCTGGCTCCTATCGAGATCGCTCTCTGCCTCTTCTTCCTCTGGCAG CACCTAGGCCCATCTGCGCTAGCCGGAATTGCCACCGTCATCCTCATCTTCCCACTCAATGGATTCATCGCCAAGAAAAGGAGCAAACTGCAG GAGGTACAGATGAAGTTTATGGATGGGCGAATCAAGCTGATGAACGAGATCCTGAACGGGATCAAGATCCTGAAGTTCTATGCATGGGAGAAGGCCTTTCTGGAGCAGGTCCTGGGATACAGGGAGAAAGAACTGAAGGCCCTGAAGAAGTCCCAGATCCTTTACTCCATCTCCATCGCCTCCTTCAACTCATCCACTTTCCTG